Proteins encoded in a region of the Ancylomarina subtilis genome:
- a CDS encoding TonB-dependent receptor — MTKQVFLVLLLNISFLGLFAQQTSITGNVKDVKLGETLIGASVYVEGTTIGTVTDFDGNYTLKNIPVGTINLKCSFISYETVTKKSITLSEGDIPVINFEMGASSVELNDVVVIAKAKRESALVLLMDQKKSAVMKQSIGAQQLATQGISDAASAASKITGVSKQEGNKGLSVRGLGDRYNTSSLNGLPLPSNNAEYKNIELGLFSTDIIEFIDVEKVPTAHLYGDFAGANINIVSKVHSGKTFLKLGLKTGYNLNLADADKFYLGDGPGAFGFDNFNYPQDLSTYNFETHWNPEEKTVYPNMEFKLSGGKTFTFENSELNAFASLSFDNEYSYSDYLERKVNGSDYVRADVKGEKYNYTTQSTGMLNLNYNWKKNKLFFNSILLNTSDQMLREVRGTLFDLAEVGALVRRSEYERNTVWVNQLLGKYELKEKMGLNWGIAFNKVNNIVPDRKHNTMENGTDSEKYFATNDQANNNRYFHDLIEDELAANLSVDYQFGEGFADADYKGRLTFGYSGKYKTRAFEATQFNHKIKENRLVNVDDIDSYFNNDNLQKGLFDLKVLSSDFVILSTYDGEQVINAGFASLEYNLSPRLLALLGVRIEHVFQKIEYKTALGKGKEDFNELNVLPSLSLKYALNDRSNLRFASGITYTLPQFKESALFLFEGITDVTVGNPYLTPSTNYNGEIKWEFFPKPSELISVAAFGKYIVDPINKFVRASAGNEFTYANTGDWAYLYGVELEAKKDIMTLSSEHSTKKFNLSANLTLMDSKQELDQDKIITQTKGQFNANFNKKEEKLQGAAPLIANANMTYKYTWAEGKKSITSSLIYTYVSDRLNLIGYSSLGNQVDKGMHTLDFVMKSKIKQWGLSLSAKNILNQDIERKQENASRDWIVKSYNKGVELSVGLSYTF, encoded by the coding sequence ATGACAAAGCAAGTATTCTTAGTTTTATTATTGAATATATCTTTTTTAGGGCTGTTTGCTCAACAGACAAGTATTACCGGAAATGTGAAAGATGTGAAGCTTGGAGAGACCCTGATTGGGGCTTCGGTTTATGTGGAGGGGACAACAATTGGAACTGTTACCGATTTTGATGGGAATTACACATTAAAGAACATTCCTGTTGGCACTATCAATTTAAAATGCTCATTTATTTCATACGAGACTGTTACAAAGAAGAGTATTACATTAAGTGAAGGTGATATTCCGGTTATCAATTTCGAAATGGGGGCTTCTTCAGTCGAACTGAACGATGTGGTGGTGATTGCAAAAGCCAAGCGGGAATCAGCGCTTGTTTTATTAATGGATCAGAAAAAGTCGGCAGTGATGAAACAATCCATTGGGGCACAACAATTAGCCACTCAGGGAATTTCAGATGCTGCATCAGCCGCGAGTAAGATTACAGGTGTTTCCAAACAAGAAGGGAATAAGGGTTTGAGTGTTCGAGGCTTGGGAGACCGATACAACACAAGTAGTTTAAATGGTTTGCCATTACCTTCGAATAATGCCGAGTATAAAAATATCGAACTGGGTTTATTTTCAACCGATATCATCGAATTTATCGATGTGGAAAAAGTTCCAACAGCCCATTTGTATGGCGACTTTGCGGGTGCAAATATCAATATTGTTTCAAAGGTGCATTCCGGAAAGACATTTTTAAAGCTTGGTTTAAAAACCGGATACAATCTCAATTTGGCAGATGCCGATAAGTTTTACTTGGGTGATGGTCCCGGAGCTTTCGGTTTTGACAATTTCAATTACCCTCAGGATTTGAGCACTTACAATTTTGAGACCCATTGGAATCCGGAAGAAAAAACAGTTTATCCGAATATGGAATTTAAACTGTCAGGAGGTAAAACTTTCACGTTTGAGAATTCAGAATTAAATGCCTTTGCCAGTTTATCTTTCGATAATGAATATAGCTACAGCGATTATCTTGAACGTAAAGTGAATGGGAGTGATTATGTGAGAGCTGATGTGAAAGGTGAAAAGTATAATTACACAACTCAGTCAACAGGTATGTTGAATCTGAATTACAACTGGAAAAAGAATAAGCTCTTTTTCAATAGTATTTTGCTAAACACGTCTGATCAGATGCTCAGAGAAGTGAGAGGGACTCTTTTTGATTTGGCGGAAGTGGGGGCCTTGGTTCGCCGATCAGAATATGAAAGAAATACAGTTTGGGTGAATCAGCTTTTAGGCAAGTATGAGTTGAAAGAAAAAATGGGGCTGAATTGGGGAATCGCTTTTAATAAGGTGAATAATATCGTCCCGGACAGGAAACACAATACCATGGAAAATGGGACAGATTCTGAAAAATATTTTGCAACCAATGATCAGGCCAACAACAATCGTTATTTCCACGATTTGATAGAGGACGAATTGGCTGCAAATTTAAGTGTCGATTATCAATTTGGTGAAGGTTTCGCTGATGCAGATTATAAAGGGAGATTGACCTTTGGCTACTCAGGTAAATATAAAACGCGAGCTTTTGAAGCCACACAATTCAATCACAAAATTAAGGAGAATCGTTTAGTGAATGTGGATGATATCGATTCGTATTTTAATAATGATAATTTGCAAAAAGGGCTATTCGATCTTAAGGTTTTATCAAGCGATTTTGTTATTCTTTCAACTTACGATGGCGAACAGGTGATAAATGCTGGGTTTGCTAGCCTGGAATATAATCTGAGTCCACGTTTATTGGCTTTACTTGGTGTTCGTATTGAGCATGTGTTTCAGAAAATTGAATATAAAACAGCACTGGGCAAAGGCAAGGAAGATTTTAATGAATTGAACGTACTGCCTAGTTTGTCTCTAAAATATGCCTTGAATGACAGATCGAATTTACGATTTGCTTCAGGTATTACCTACACCCTTCCGCAGTTTAAAGAGTCGGCCTTATTCCTTTTCGAAGGAATTACGGATGTGACAGTGGGAAATCCATATCTCACCCCGTCAACCAATTACAATGGTGAGATAAAATGGGAGTTTTTCCCTAAACCAAGCGAGTTGATATCAGTTGCTGCTTTTGGGAAATATATTGTCGATCCCATCAACAAATTTGTTCGTGCATCGGCAGGGAATGAATTTACGTATGCCAATACGGGCGATTGGGCTTATCTCTACGGAGTGGAGCTTGAAGCGAAAAAAGATATCATGACTTTAAGCTCTGAACATTCGACCAAGAAGTTCAACCTGTCAGCGAATCTGACATTGATGGACAGCAAGCAGGAGTTGGATCAGGATAAAATTATTACACAAACCAAAGGGCAGTTTAATGCCAACTTCAATAAAAAAGAGGAAAAACTGCAAGGAGCAGCACCTCTTATTGCCAATGCGAATATGACTTATAAATATACCTGGGCTGAGGGCAAAAAATCAATAACGTCCAGCTTAATTTATACGTATGTATCAGACCGCTTGAATTTGATAGGTTATTCCAGCTTGGGAAATCAGGTGGATAAGGGCATGCATACCCTTGATTTTGTAATGAAATCGAAAATTAAGCAATGGGGACTGAGCTTATCGGCAAAGAATATTTTGAATCAGGATATTGAGAGGAAACAAGAAAATGCGAGCCGTGACTGGATCGTGAAATCATATAACAAAGGGGTGGAATTAAGTGTGGGTTTATCCTATACATTCTAA
- a CDS encoding DUF4197 domain-containing protein, producing MLKKSILLLSVLYFTSCAELQTVVNEYAIEQNKPLTSFDVSQGLKEALVIGSEQASKVLSAQDGFYKDELVKILLPPEAKSITKHIKMIPGGQDLVDKVVLRLNRAAEDAVAEATPIFVTAISEMTIQDAFGILKGDKNAATIYLKNKSYAKLKELFLPKVKNSLDKKLIANLSTTESWNLLTKSYNQVAQSFVGQLADLKTVNSQLDDYVTNKALDALFLKVAEEELQIRKDPMKRVSSILKRVFSEQD from the coding sequence ATGTTAAAGAAATCAATCCTTCTGCTATCAGTTCTGTATTTCACCTCCTGTGCCGAACTACAAACCGTCGTTAACGAATATGCCATCGAACAAAACAAACCTCTGACTTCGTTTGATGTATCGCAAGGCTTAAAAGAGGCACTGGTAATAGGTAGTGAACAGGCATCGAAAGTCCTATCCGCACAAGATGGTTTCTACAAGGATGAACTTGTGAAAATACTATTACCGCCCGAGGCTAAAAGCATCACCAAACATATTAAAATGATTCCCGGAGGACAGGATCTGGTTGACAAAGTTGTGCTCAGACTCAATCGCGCGGCTGAAGATGCCGTTGCAGAAGCCACACCAATTTTTGTCACTGCAATTTCTGAAATGACGATTCAGGATGCTTTTGGTATACTAAAAGGCGATAAAAATGCAGCAACCATCTATTTAAAAAACAAGAGTTACGCCAAACTGAAAGAACTTTTTTTGCCTAAAGTAAAAAATTCACTTGATAAAAAACTGATTGCTAATCTATCTACAACAGAATCCTGGAACTTGCTTACAAAATCATACAATCAAGTTGCTCAAAGTTTTGTTGGACAGCTGGCAGATCTCAAAACGGTCAACTCCCAACTCGACGACTATGTAACCAACAAGGCCCTTGATGCCCTCTTCTTAAAAGTAGCTGAGGAAGAATTGCAAATTAGAAAAGATCCCATGAAACGGGTTAGCTCTATTTTGAAAAGAGTCTTTAGTGAACAAGACTAG
- a CDS encoding TonB-dependent receptor yields MRIITRLCLSLLLITSISLYTNAENNTTTIKGKVIDITSNEPVSFANVALEGTSIGAVTNFEGEFEIINVPAGNYHVIASCVGYRADKQEFAVKLGQANTLTFKMNEDFIGLDQVVVTADRNQISRKDAPVVVNSIGTKLLENTAASTMADGLMFSPGLRVENDCNNCGFSQVRMNGLEGPYTQILINSRPIFSGLAGVYGLEHIPPSMIQRIEVVRGGGSALFGGNAIAGTINVITKDPVNNSFKVGAKYSSVGTGVKASDKPAGDILVDFNASVVSEDKQSGIFLFGMKRNKDAWDANKDGFSDIVKLKNLSAGFNAFHRLSDLSKLSLEYHVVDEFRRGGDQLELPAHMSLIAEQVEHNINSGSITLDQFFSEERVNKLSVYASAQHIDRSSYYGAAQLKDDAGFDLPQPIYDNSAYGATQDLAISAGVQFFSHSDNLLFAPADITLGFENVYNKLKDKKLSYMDYSTNTIEPTTIIANQSSNTIGAYAQSKWDLGFANFLIGARMDAYKIKNSVDHSEINNTVISPRANILFKLDEDMQLRLSYARGFRAPQIFDEDLHIEASAARRVIHKLSENLKAESSNSYTVSYDIDKSFGKVQTYFLAEGFYTDLNDSFVNEYSTNDENGNLISYRKNSKGAIVKGVNLEFKVAPSYKLDFQMGMTLQSSKYKEKIEQGDLTEIKMDKMLRTPSHYGYFAMNWKPLHEFTTTISGNYSGSMDLIHFGVKKDANGLAIGDQLTKSGEFMDIGINFAYHFDLGGDVKLEFDLGVKNIFNSFQDDFDKGAYRDASWIYGPLNPRTIHFGIKLGNLL; encoded by the coding sequence GCAGAAAACAACACCACGACCATTAAGGGGAAAGTTATTGATATTACAAGCAATGAACCCGTATCCTTTGCCAATGTTGCCCTTGAAGGAACATCGATTGGGGCGGTCACCAATTTTGAAGGGGAATTTGAGATAATAAATGTACCCGCCGGAAATTATCATGTCATCGCAAGTTGCGTAGGATATCGAGCTGACAAACAAGAATTCGCTGTAAAACTTGGACAAGCCAATACGCTTACATTCAAAATGAATGAAGATTTCATTGGTCTCGATCAGGTCGTGGTTACGGCTGACCGCAATCAGATATCACGTAAAGATGCCCCCGTTGTTGTCAACTCAATTGGAACCAAATTGCTCGAAAATACAGCCGCTTCAACCATGGCTGATGGTCTGATGTTTTCACCTGGTCTACGAGTTGAGAATGATTGCAACAACTGCGGATTCTCACAAGTTAGAATGAACGGCCTCGAAGGTCCCTACACACAAATCCTTATTAATTCACGCCCTATATTTAGTGGTCTGGCAGGAGTTTATGGACTAGAGCACATTCCACCAAGTATGATTCAACGTATTGAGGTTGTACGTGGCGGTGGTTCGGCTCTTTTTGGTGGAAACGCCATCGCGGGAACCATCAATGTTATCACTAAAGACCCGGTTAACAATTCATTTAAAGTCGGTGCCAAATACAGCAGCGTAGGCACGGGTGTAAAAGCCAGCGATAAACCTGCCGGGGATATTCTTGTCGATTTTAATGCTTCTGTCGTTTCGGAAGATAAGCAATCAGGCATCTTTCTTTTTGGAATGAAACGCAACAAAGATGCCTGGGATGCCAATAAGGATGGCTTCTCTGACATCGTAAAACTAAAGAACTTAAGTGCCGGGTTCAATGCCTTCCATCGTTTAAGCGATTTGTCAAAATTAAGTTTGGAATACCACGTTGTTGATGAATTTCGTAGAGGTGGTGATCAATTGGAATTACCCGCTCACATGTCGCTTATTGCCGAACAAGTTGAACACAACATTAATTCAGGGAGTATCACTTTAGATCAATTTTTCTCAGAAGAGAGAGTTAACAAACTTTCGGTATATGCATCGGCTCAACATATTGACAGATCGTCGTATTATGGCGCTGCTCAATTGAAAGATGATGCCGGATTTGATTTGCCTCAGCCCATTTACGATAACAGTGCCTATGGTGCGACTCAGGATTTGGCCATATCTGCAGGTGTGCAATTCTTCAGCCATTCCGACAATTTACTTTTTGCTCCTGCCGATATCACTTTAGGTTTTGAAAACGTATATAATAAGCTCAAGGATAAAAAGCTTTCATATATGGATTATAGCACAAATACCATTGAACCAACTACCATTATTGCCAACCAGAGTTCAAACACCATAGGCGCATATGCTCAATCGAAGTGGGATTTGGGTTTTGCAAACTTCCTTATAGGCGCTCGAATGGATGCATATAAAATCAAAAATAGTGTTGATCATTCTGAAATCAACAACACGGTGATCAGCCCAAGAGCCAATATTCTATTCAAATTGGATGAGGATATGCAGTTGCGTTTGAGCTATGCCAGGGGTTTCCGCGCCCCTCAGATTTTTGATGAAGATTTGCATATTGAAGCTTCAGCTGCGCGTCGTGTGATTCATAAATTATCCGAAAACTTAAAAGCAGAGTCTTCAAACTCTTACACCGTATCTTATGATATCGACAAGAGTTTTGGCAAAGTACAAACCTATTTCCTGGCTGAAGGTTTTTATACCGATTTAAACGACTCTTTCGTTAATGAATACAGTACCAATGACGAAAATGGGAATCTGATTTCGTATCGTAAAAATTCAAAGGGTGCCATCGTAAAAGGCGTAAATCTTGAGTTTAAAGTCGCTCCATCATACAAACTCGATTTCCAAATGGGTATGACTTTGCAATCAAGCAAGTACAAAGAAAAGATTGAGCAGGGCGATTTAACAGAAATCAAAATGGATAAGATGCTGAGAACACCAAGCCATTACGGCTACTTCGCTATGAACTGGAAACCTCTGCACGAATTTACAACAACAATTTCAGGAAACTATTCCGGATCAATGGATCTGATTCATTTCGGGGTTAAAAAAGATGCCAATGGTCTGGCTATCGGCGATCAACTCACAAAGAGTGGTGAATTTATGGATATAGGTATCAACTTTGCTTACCACTTCGATTTAGGTGGCGATGTAAAACTGGAATTTGACTTGGGAGTGAAAAACATCTTCAATTCATTCCAGGACGATTTCGACAAAGGAGCTTATCGCGATGCCAGCTGGATTTATGGCCCACTAAACCCACGTACCATTCATTTTGGAATAAAGTTAGGTAACCTACTATAA